In Alphaproteobacteria bacterium, the following are encoded in one genomic region:
- a CDS encoding substrate-binding domain-containing protein: protein MFAEPSSFSGSKQLRLAGSSTVFPFSAIVAELFTKQHQYPAPVVESNGTGGGIHQFCTRTGDGYPDIVNASRQLKESERHYCAQNGIADIHEIVIGYDGIIIANKKGEKLFDLSPQDLWLALAKEIPYQGKLIPNPNTSWKDIQSTFPKHDIEILGPPPTSGTRESFTETIMQKGCPDLTKILNISEQDAKFQCSLIREDGAFVDAGENDNLIIQKLQKNKYALGVVGYSYYARNTHLIQASKISGTEATPENVRNHRYTAARSLFIYTKPPAPLKKEALYTFIDFYLSQDMLGENGFLAQKGLIPLTETERQAQDVKIKQELKKERRPE, encoded by the coding sequence GTGTTTGCGGAGCCTTCTTCATTTTCTGGCTCAAAACAGCTTCGTCTCGCAGGTTCTTCAACCGTTTTTCCGTTTAGTGCGATTGTTGCTGAGCTTTTTACAAAGCAACATCAGTACCCCGCACCCGTTGTCGAAAGCAATGGAACCGGCGGTGGTATTCATCAATTTTGTACAAGAACGGGCGATGGCTATCCTGACATTGTGAATGCTTCTCGACAACTTAAAGAGAGCGAGCGTCACTATTGCGCTCAAAATGGAATCGCAGACATTCACGAAATTGTGATCGGTTATGATGGCATTATTATTGCCAATAAGAAGGGAGAAAAATTATTTGACCTCTCTCCACAAGATCTTTGGCTAGCGCTCGCCAAAGAAATTCCTTACCAAGGAAAACTAATCCCGAATCCCAATACAAGCTGGAAAGATATTCAATCGACCTTTCCAAAACATGATATTGAAATCTTAGGACCTCCCCCCACTTCAGGAACAAGAGAGAGCTTTACAGAAACGATCATGCAAAAAGGCTGCCCTGATCTGACCAAAATTCTCAACATATCAGAACAAGATGCCAAGTTTCAATGCAGTCTTATTCGTGAAGATGGCGCCTTTGTTGATGCTGGTGAGAATGACAATCTGATCATTCAAAAACTTCAGAAAAATAAATATGCTCTTGGTGTTGTTGGATACAGCTATTATGCACGCAACACACATTTGATTCAGGCCTCTAAAATTTCAGGCACTGAAGCAACACCTGAAAATGTCCGGAATCATCGCTACACAGCAGCACGCTCACTTTTTATTTATACAAAACCTCCAGCCCCACTCAAGAAAGAAGCGCTCTACACCTTCATTGATTTTTATCTAAGTCAAGACATGCTCGGCGAAAATGGCTTTCTGGCACAAAAAGGACTTATCCCTTTAACAGAAACAGAGCGGCAGGCCCAAGATGTAAAAATCAAACAAGAGCTAAAAAAAGAAAGACGGCCTGAATGA
- a CDS encoding NTP/NDP exchange transporter, translating into MSTKESLSQKDAPAFSPIRAFFWPIYGAELKKFIPMGLLMFFILFNYTALRSIKDTLVIGSGGTSVLPVLKFGVVLPFAILFMILYAKMANVFSKEKLFYAVTVPFLAYFALFAFVLYPNHEVLHLSAAWTESLQAEYPRVQSVFPVIANWSFSLIYVFAELWGSVMLSLMFWQFANEITKTQEAKRFYGMFGLIANFAMIAVGLFPLIQSIFDHYFLTAAAKFDFQITFTFSAVIVSCFILMGIYRWMNKNVLTDKRFYDPHDVPAKVGKKKAKLSVKESLSYVFRSKYLGMIALLVICYGIVIGCVEVVWKTQANLYYPENVDYKAFMDKYLAITGVVTIICMLSFKGIVGKFGWLRGAIMTPIMMLVTSVLFFAFIFMQDAFDPYFVALGTSSLFMAVIVGGIQNVLSKGTKYSLFDPTKEMAYIPLDQELKMKGKAAVDVVGGRLGKGGSGAINFALMAIVAGTIADVISYIAIIVVALLVVWLYAVGHLSKLYHKALKDSEKAIAHDDKVKVANDAHKKIEAPKAA; encoded by the coding sequence ATGTCAACAAAAGAGAGTCTCTCTCAGAAAGATGCGCCAGCATTTAGTCCCATCCGGGCCTTTTTCTGGCCAATTTACGGTGCGGAGCTGAAAAAGTTTATCCCTATGGGGCTTTTGATGTTCTTCATTTTATTCAATTATACAGCTTTAAGAAGTATCAAAGACACATTGGTAATTGGGTCAGGCGGAACGAGTGTTCTTCCAGTGCTAAAGTTTGGTGTCGTATTGCCATTCGCTATTTTGTTTATGATTTTATATGCAAAAATGGCAAATGTATTCAGTAAGGAAAAGCTATTTTATGCAGTAACTGTTCCATTCTTGGCTTATTTTGCCTTATTTGCATTTGTTCTTTATCCGAATCATGAAGTTCTGCATTTATCAGCAGCTTGGACAGAGTCATTGCAAGCGGAATATCCTCGAGTTCAGTCTGTATTTCCAGTGATTGCGAATTGGAGTTTCTCCTTAATATATGTATTTGCTGAGCTTTGGGGCAGTGTTATGTTGTCACTCATGTTCTGGCAGTTTGCAAATGAGATCACAAAAACACAAGAAGCGAAACGTTTCTATGGTATGTTTGGATTGATTGCAAACTTTGCTATGATTGCTGTAGGGTTGTTTCCGTTGATTCAATCTATATTTGATCACTATTTCCTCACAGCGGCTGCAAAATTTGATTTCCAAATCACTTTCACATTCTCGGCTGTGATTGTGAGCTGTTTTATCCTTATGGGAATTTATCGTTGGATGAACAAAAATGTTCTGACAGATAAAAGATTTTATGATCCACATGATGTGCCTGCAAAAGTTGGCAAGAAAAAAGCAAAATTGTCTGTGAAAGAATCTCTTTCTTACGTTTTCAGATCAAAATATCTTGGTATGATTGCTCTTCTTGTGATTTGCTACGGTATTGTGATTGGCTGTGTTGAGGTTGTTTGGAAAACTCAAGCTAACCTATATTATCCAGAAAATGTTGATTATAAAGCCTTTATGGATAAATATCTTGCAATCACAGGTGTTGTGACCATTATCTGCATGCTTTCTTTTAAAGGAATTGTCGGAAAATTTGGATGGCTCCGTGGCGCAATCATGACACCGATCATGATGCTTGTAACATCAGTTCTGTTCTTCGCATTTATCTTTATGCAAGATGCATTTGATCCTTACTTTGTTGCGCTTGGAACATCATCACTTTTCATGGCAGTTATTGTTGGGGGTATTCAAAACGTGCTCAGCAAAGGGACAAAATACTCACTTTTCGATCCGACAAAAGAGATGGCTTATATTCCACTTGATCAAGAATTGAAAATGAAAGGAAAGGCAGCTGTTGACGTTGTCGGTGGCCGTCTTGGTAAAGGGGGAAGTGGCGCCATCAATTTCGCTTTAATGGCTATTGTAGCGGGTACTATTGCAGATGTCATTTCTTATATTGCGATTATTGTTGTTGCCCTCTTGGTTGTGTGGCTCTATGCCGTTGGCCATCTCAGCAAGCTTTATCACAAAGCTTTGAAGGATAGCGAAAAAGCAATCGCTCATGATGATAAAGTGAAAGTTGCAAACGATGCTCATAAGAAGATTGAAGCGCCAAAAGCTGCTTAA
- a CDS encoding TetR/AcrR family transcriptional regulator, which translates to MEETRKYRTIYTILKAAESVFVEKGFGAASTLEIAKRAEVNKSLIFHHFKSKEALWKAVKEILIREHMGKNMEDVEFPNTSFQDFIIAFCAFRIELYENNPSFVKMMSWEKLAESSSDIQGIGLNDTFNLMALIKDFQMRGEVRADYDPEMIVTFLFTSTSMPFIDRPAFFDKDEKQKHLYLRMVMESLYQTFSADLS; encoded by the coding sequence ATGGAAGAAACGCGTAAATACAGAACGATCTATACAATTTTGAAAGCAGCGGAAAGCGTTTTTGTTGAAAAGGGCTTTGGGGCTGCTTCAACGCTTGAGATTGCCAAAAGAGCAGAAGTCAATAAAAGTTTGATTTTTCATCATTTTAAAAGTAAAGAAGCCTTGTGGAAAGCGGTTAAAGAAATTCTGATACGCGAGCATATGGGCAAAAACATGGAAGATGTTGAGTTTCCAAATACATCATTCCAAGACTTTATCATTGCTTTTTGTGCCTTTCGTATTGAGCTTTATGAGAATAACCCGAGTTTTGTGAAGATGATGTCATGGGAAAAGCTTGCGGAATCATCAAGTGACATCCAAGGTATTGGTTTAAATGACACTTTTAATTTAATGGCGCTCATAAAAGATTTTCAGATGCGAGGTGAGGTGCGGGCGGATTATGATCCAGAGATGATTGTAACGTTTTTATTTACATCAACATCAATGCCTTTTATTGATAGGCCTGCTTTTTTTGACAAAGATGAGAAGCAAAAGCACCTCTATCTCAGAATGGTCATGGAGAGTTTATATCAAACTTTTTCTGCGGATCTATCTTGA
- a CDS encoding leucine-rich repeat domain-containing protein, protein MSFVQKTGVSMVNRESAEPIDYTVQAQVIQQPRLQLMNAFFPQRQCLISTQRLAAIYHHDTSEGKQGFEHLLFALVGSAHKRVKIEIRNDVFSAIHYREHYHNLSSRQKKNIEMFGRLSPDEVQVLSQEVLDELCRGTNTDISNIRINLSAEYFRESPIDFAFHLLEFKQAAHVAQITINKAFQDYKYCRNSIIVDVKPETTLFILSARSLVLLPPEIGSLSRIKTLKIPSNRLQSLPPELLLLSRLEVLCATRNMLTSLPAELGDMTGLIELDLSLNQLTNLPKDLGRLSRLKFLDVRKNRLVNLPSEIGLLTQLEQLNIQKNALSSLPLEIVKLSQLRSLQIHFNLFTDVPEEFAKMPQFQYLQVSNVQFQALSPAFIQRKAEGSLTIIKRW, encoded by the coding sequence ATGTCATTTGTTCAAAAAACTGGTGTTAGTATGGTCAATCGCGAGTCTGCAGAACCTATTGATTATACAGTGCAAGCGCAAGTCATTCAGCAGCCACGGCTGCAACTCATGAATGCATTTTTCCCTCAGCGTCAGTGTCTAATCAGTACCCAAAGGTTGGCAGCAATTTATCATCATGATACAAGTGAAGGGAAGCAGGGGTTTGAGCACTTATTGTTTGCTCTTGTTGGTTCAGCGCATAAAAGAGTGAAAATTGAAATCCGGAACGACGTTTTCAGTGCAATTCATTATAGGGAACACTATCACAATCTCTCCTCACGTCAGAAGAAAAATATTGAGATGTTTGGGCGTTTGAGTCCAGATGAAGTTCAAGTGCTAAGCCAGGAAGTGCTTGATGAACTTTGTAGAGGAACAAATACGGATATAAGTAACATCAGGATTAATCTTTCTGCCGAATATTTTCGTGAGTCTCCCATTGATTTTGCCTTTCATCTTTTAGAATTCAAGCAAGCAGCCCATGTAGCACAAATAACAATAAATAAGGCCTTTCAAGATTATAAGTATTGTCGAAACTCAATTATCGTAGATGTTAAGCCGGAAACTACCTTGTTTATTCTCTCAGCGAGAAGCCTTGTTTTGCTCCCTCCTGAGATAGGAAGCCTTTCTCGCATTAAAACATTAAAGATCCCATCTAATAGGCTTCAATCTTTACCTCCTGAGCTTTTATTGCTTTCTCGGCTAGAAGTCCTATGTGCTACAAGGAACATGCTAACGTCACTGCCTGCTGAACTTGGTGACATGACTGGTCTGATTGAGCTTGACCTTTCTCTTAATCAGCTGACGAATCTACCAAAGGACCTAGGAAGACTCTCTCGATTAAAGTTTTTAGATGTTAGAAAAAATAGACTTGTCAATCTGCCTTCAGAGATTGGACTTCTGACTCAATTAGAACAATTGAATATTCAAAAAAATGCTCTTTCTTCACTGCCGCTTGAAATTGTAAAGCTTTCACAATTACGAAGTCTTCAGATTCACTTTAACCTATTCACTGATGTGCCAGAAGAGTTTGCAAAAATGCCTCAGTTCCAGTATCTACAAGTTTCTAATGTACAATTCCAAGCCTTATCCCCTGCATTTATACAGAGAAAAGCAGAGGGGAGCCTTACAATCATAAAGCGGTGGTGA
- a CDS encoding adenosylhomocysteinase, producing MGNATLLKAADEDFKVKDLSLASWGKKEIAIAETEMPGLMALRAEYKGKSPLKGARIAGCLHMTIQTAVLIETLIDLGAEIRWSSCNIFSTQDHAASAIAAQGIPVFAWKGLTEEEFWWCIEQTIHGPNGWTPNMILDDGGDLTKIIHEKYPTLLTDIRGISEETTTGVMRLYDMAKKGELKTPAINVNDSVTKSKFDNLYGCRESLVDGIKRATDVMVAGKVAVVCGYGDVGKGSAASLRSQGARVIVTEIDPICALQAAMEGYQVLTMDEACALGDIFVTATGNIDVITIDHMRKMKDRSILCNIGHFDSEIQIDALQNYKWEEVKPQVDEVIMSDGKRLIILAKGRLVNLGCATGHPSFVMSTSFTNQVLAQIELWTNHQNYENKVYVLPKQLDEKVARLHLAKIGVHLTSLSQKQADYLGISQQGPYKSDHYRY from the coding sequence ATGGGAAACGCAACATTACTCAAAGCAGCAGATGAAGATTTTAAAGTCAAAGACCTCTCTCTTGCAAGCTGGGGTAAAAAAGAAATTGCAATTGCCGAAACAGAAATGCCAGGTCTCATGGCTCTCAGAGCTGAGTACAAAGGCAAATCTCCACTCAAAGGCGCTCGCATTGCTGGCTGTCTTCACATGACAATTCAAACAGCTGTATTGATCGAAACACTCATTGATTTAGGCGCTGAAATTAGATGGTCTTCTTGCAATATTTTCTCAACCCAAGATCATGCAGCTTCTGCTATTGCGGCGCAAGGCATTCCTGTTTTTGCGTGGAAGGGCCTCACTGAGGAAGAATTTTGGTGGTGTATTGAACAAACCATCCATGGACCAAATGGCTGGACACCAAATATGATTCTTGACGATGGCGGTGATTTGACCAAAATCATTCATGAAAAATACCCTACTCTACTAACAGACATTCGTGGCATTTCAGAAGAAACAACAACAGGCGTGATGCGTCTTTATGATATGGCAAAAAAGGGAGAACTCAAAACACCTGCCATCAATGTCAATGACTCTGTCACAAAATCAAAATTCGACAATCTCTACGGCTGTCGTGAAAGTTTAGTCGATGGTATCAAACGCGCAACTGACGTAATGGTTGCTGGTAAAGTTGCTGTTGTTTGCGGCTATGGCGATGTTGGTAAAGGCTCTGCAGCAAGTCTCAGATCACAAGGGGCACGCGTCATTGTGACTGAGATCGATCCTATCTGTGCTTTGCAAGCAGCGATGGAAGGCTATCAAGTTCTCACCATGGATGAAGCCTGTGCTTTGGGTGATATTTTTGTAACAGCAACAGGGAATATTGATGTCATCACCATTGACCATATGCGCAAAATGAAGGACCGTTCTATCCTCTGCAATATTGGACACTTCGATTCAGAAATTCAGATCGATGCGCTTCAAAATTACAAATGGGAAGAAGTGAAACCTCAGGTTGATGAAGTGATCATGAGCGATGGCAAAAGGCTCATCATTCTAGCAAAAGGCCGCCTTGTGAATTTGGGCTGTGCAACGGGGCATCCAAGCTTTGTGATGAGCACATCCTTCACAAACCAGGTCTTAGCGCAAATTGAACTTTGGACAAATCATCAGAATTATGAGAATAAAGTCTATGTTCTGCCAAAGCAATTGGATGAAAAAGTTGCGCGTCTGCATCTTGCAAAGATTGGCGTTCATCTTACAAGCCTGTCTCAAAAACAAGCTGACTATCTTGGCATTTCACAGCAAGGCCCTTACAAGTCAGATCATTACAGGTACTAG